In the genome of Palaemon carinicauda isolate YSFRI2023 chromosome 20, ASM3689809v2, whole genome shotgun sequence, one region contains:
- the LOC137660111 gene encoding uncharacterized protein: MRAISTTPDMVLLQQDLNTVTQWSTKNNMSLHEDKFEFMSHAVNRRNPLLQLPFTADLYQYSTSKGTLTPSDQLRDLGVTVTSDLKWTAHIKDMANKARQKAGWVLSAFFNRSPTIMLTLYKSMVRSLLEYCCPLWNPQSVSDIEELEGVQRTFTARIAGAQHLNYWERLKKLSIMSLQRRRERYILLHMWKILHGSVSNDLKIKFVSRPRTGFKAVVPPLRGGVAAYNQSLYDKSFAVIGPRLWNCLPVHINKIGEFEPFKRKLSSLLQRIPDKPPVKGYTSPNTNSVLDWRMDPATLELWGGQDS, translated from the coding sequence ATGAGAGCAATATCAACTACTCCTGATATGGTACTCTTGCAACAGGATCTGAATACTGTTACCCAATGGTCAACTAAGAACAACATGTCATTGCATGAAGATAAGTTCGAGTTTATGAGCCATGCAGTAAATAGGAGGAATCCTTTGCTACAATTACCGTTTACTGCCGACCTATATCAGTATTCAACGTCcaaaggcactctcactccttccgACCAACTGAGAGATCTTGGAGTTACTGTTACTTCGGACCTAAAGTGGACTGCTCATATCAAAGATATGGCCAACAAAGCAAGACAAAAAGCCGGATGGGTTCTCAGCGCCTTCTTTAACCGGAGTCCTACCATCATGCTAACTTTGTACAAGTCTATGGTACGCAGTCTACTAGAGTACTGTTGTCCTCTGTGGAATCCCCAAAGTGTGTCGGACATCGAAGAACTGGAAGGAGTTCAGCGGACTTTTACTGCACGAATTGCAGGGGCTCAGCATCTCAACTACTGGGAGAGACTCAAGAAACTATCCATCATGTCACTTCAACGCCGACGAGAACGGTATATCCTGCTACACATGTGGAAGATTCTCCATGGATCAGTCAGCAACGACCTGAAAATCAAGTTTGTGTCTAGGCCTCGGACTGGCTTTAAAGCAGTCGTTCCTCCTCTGCGAGGGGGCGTGGCAGCCTATAACCAGAGTCTATATGACAAGTCTTTCGCTGTCATTGGCCCACGTCTCTGGAACTGCCTCCCAGTACACATTAACAAGATTGGAGAATTCGAGCCATTCAAAAGAAAACTCTCATCTTTGCTCCAGCGAATTCCTGACAAGCCTCCTGTTAAGGGGTATACATCTCCTAACACCAACTCAGTCCTGGACTGGAGGATGGATCCAGCTACATTGGAGCTATGGGGCGGTCAAGATAGTTGA